One window of the Candidatus Zixiibacteriota bacterium genome contains the following:
- a CDS encoding MFS transporter yields MASTGSPGFWCSIIDIDIGARRGCRYILWDMFARPLAYVRQFESNLWILCIGWFVGALGFAAAIPFLSIYFHDHLKMSVTEIGLFFGAMAVVRAGFQLVGGEVSDRMSRKTLLVYAQILRAVSFVLLGLAIDYDMGFWPIAIFMTMNSTFGAIYFPAQHALVSDILTRAQRLDGYALTRSAGNLGWAAGPAIGGFMAHSSYAGLFYIAAAILFTSGLIFLFWFRAPNQVQRREEFTIADLVALKNDRRLTIHCLLSLALYLVVAQLMAPFSVYAVQVTGLSEIQLGYLYTVNGLLVGLAQIMVTRMLGNTRFTSQLALGAVFYFIGYGVLGFSTHYAFMIGAIAVVTSGEMIMSPPTLTLTSRLAPPDQIGRYMGIYTFFMTLGWSLGPLYGGWFLDSFAGNYVLAWIMIASLALVASVGFLWFGRRLDPSLNR; encoded by the coding sequence ATGGCTTCGACAGGATCGCCCGGTTTCTGGTGCAGCATAATCGACATTGATATTGGTGCGCGACGAGGGTGTAGATATATTCTGTGGGACATGTTTGCCCGACCACTTGCATACGTCCGCCAGTTCGAGAGCAACCTCTGGATACTTTGTATCGGCTGGTTTGTGGGGGCTCTTGGATTTGCGGCAGCTATTCCATTCTTGTCGATTTACTTCCACGACCATCTCAAAATGTCGGTAACCGAGATCGGCCTGTTTTTCGGCGCCATGGCGGTGGTGCGGGCCGGTTTCCAGTTGGTCGGGGGAGAGGTTTCCGACAGAATGAGCCGCAAGACACTGTTGGTCTACGCCCAAATACTGCGGGCGGTTTCGTTCGTGCTGCTGGGGCTGGCAATCGACTACGATATGGGCTTCTGGCCGATTGCGATCTTCATGACGATGAATTCGACTTTTGGAGCGATTTACTTTCCCGCCCAACATGCCCTGGTGTCCGACATTCTCACCCGCGCGCAGCGGCTCGACGGTTACGCCCTTACGCGATCCGCCGGCAATCTGGGTTGGGCGGCAGGGCCGGCTATCGGCGGCTTCATGGCACACAGCTCATACGCAGGCCTATTCTATATCGCGGCCGCGATACTGTTTACCTCCGGGCTCATCTTTCTGTTTTGGTTCCGAGCGCCGAATCAGGTTCAGCGCCGCGAGGAGTTCACTATAGCCGATCTGGTAGCCCTCAAAAACGACCGCCGCCTGACCATACACTGTCTTCTGTCACTTGCCCTGTATCTTGTCGTGGCGCAGTTGATGGCGCCGTTCTCGGTCTACGCCGTCCAGGTAACCGGGCTCAGCGAGATTCAACTAGGCTACCTGTACACCGTCAACGGCCTGCTGGTGGGGCTGGCGCAGATCATGGTCACACGCATGCTGGGCAACACTCGCTTCACCAGTCAGCTCGCGTTGGGCGCGGTTTTCTACTTTATCGGCTATGGCGTCCTCGGGTTCTCAACTCACTATGCGTTCATGATAGGCGCCATTGCAGTGGTAACCAGCGGCGAGATGATTATGTCTCCTCCCACCCTGACCCTGACCTCACGTCTGGCGCCGCCCGACCAGATCGGCCGCTACATGGGCATATACACGTTCTTCATGACCCTGGGCTGGTCGCTGGGACCGCTCTACGGCGGCTGGTTTCTTGATTCGTTTGCAGGGAATTACGTCCTGGCGTGGATTATGATCGCCTCACTGGCGCTGGTAGCGTCGGTCGGGTTTCTCTGGTTCGGCCGGCGGCTTGACCCCTCCTTGAATCGATAA
- a CDS encoding chemotaxis protein CheW, with protein sequence MQKVSTTNQPGAGSATSDELQLVSFNIGTEEFGVDILKVQEINRMVEITRVPQAPHYIEGVINLRGKVIPIVDLRKRFNLELKEHDKNTRIVVVDIGGTIMGMIVDSVSEVLRLPADTIEPPPDIVTGVNSEYIRGVAKLDDRLLIFLDLSKVIDMAEVAAVN encoded by the coding sequence ATGCAGAAAGTCAGTACAACCAATCAACCCGGCGCCGGTTCGGCAACTTCGGACGAGCTGCAACTGGTCTCGTTCAACATCGGGACCGAGGAATTCGGCGTCGACATTCTCAAAGTTCAGGAAATCAATCGGATGGTGGAGATCACTCGCGTTCCTCAGGCGCCGCATTACATCGAGGGCGTCATTAACCTGCGCGGGAAAGTCATCCCGATTGTCGACCTGAGAAAACGCTTCAACCTGGAACTCAAAGAACACGACAAGAACACCCGGATTGTGGTGGTCGACATCGGCGGCACCATCATGGGTATGATTGTCGATTCGGTGTCCGAAGTGCTTCGACTGCCGGCCGACACTATCGAGCCGCCGCCGGATATAGTGACCGGCGTAAACTCCGAATACATCAGAGGGGTCGCCAAGCTGGACGACCGGCTGCTGATCTTCCTCGACCTCTCCAAAGTTATCGATATGGCCGAGGTTGCCGCCGTAAACTGA